Proteins encoded within one genomic window of Felis catus isolate Fca126 chromosome C1, F.catus_Fca126_mat1.0, whole genome shotgun sequence:
- the ENSA gene encoding alpha-endosulfine isoform X3, whose protein sequence is MSQKQEEENPAEETGEEKQQKYFDSGDYNMAKAKMKNKQLPSAGPDKNLVTGDHIPTPQDLPQRKSSLVTSKLAGMLLSKISWDSGKIRTGFGVKISGF, encoded by the exons ATGTCCCAGAAACAAGAAGAGGAGAACCCTGCGGAGGAGACCGGCGAGGAGAAGCAG CAAAAGTACTTTGACTCAGGAGACTACAACATGGCCAAAGCCAAGATGAAGAACAAGCAGCTGCCAAGTGCAGGACCGGACAAGAATCTGGTGACTGGTGACCACATCCCCACCCCACAGGACCTGCCCCAGAGAAAGTCCTCACTCGTCACCAGCAAGCTTGCGGG catGTTGCTTTCGAAAATATCATGGGATAGTGGAAAGATTCGCACTGGCTTTGGAGTCAAGATATCTGGGTTTTAG
- the ENSA gene encoding alpha-endosulfine isoform X2 — protein MSQKQEEENPAEETGEEKQDTQEKEGILPERAEEAKLKAKYPSLGQKPGGSDFLMKRLQKGQKYFDSGDYNMAKAKMKNKQLPSAGPDKNLVTGDHIPTPQDLPQRKSSLVTSKLAGGQVE, from the exons ATGTCCCAGAAACAAGAAGAGGAGAACCCTGCGGAGGAGACCGGCGAGGAGAAGCAG GACACACAGGAGAAAGAAGGTATTCTCCCTGAGAGAGCTGAGGAGGCAAAGCTAAAGGCCAAATATCCAAGCCTAGGACAAAAGCCTGGAGGCTCCGACTTCCTCATGAAGAGACTCCAGAAAGGG CAAAAGTACTTTGACTCAGGAGACTACAACATGGCCAAAGCCAAGATGAAGAACAAGCAGCTGCCAAGTGCAGGACCGGACAAGAATCTGGTGACTGGTGACCACATCCCCACCCCACAGGACCTGCCCCAGAGAAAGTCCTCACTCGTCACCAGCAAGCTTGCGGG TGGCCAAGTTGAATGA
- the ENSA gene encoding alpha-endosulfine isoform X1, which produces MSQKQEEENPAEETGEEKQDTQEKEGILPERAEEAKLKAKYPSLGQKPGGSDFLMKRLQKGQKYFDSGDYNMAKAKMKNKQLPSAGPDKNLVTGDHIPTPQDLPQRKSSLVTSKLAGMLLSKISWDSGKIRTGFGVKISGF; this is translated from the exons ATGTCCCAGAAACAAGAAGAGGAGAACCCTGCGGAGGAGACCGGCGAGGAGAAGCAG GACACACAGGAGAAAGAAGGTATTCTCCCTGAGAGAGCTGAGGAGGCAAAGCTAAAGGCCAAATATCCAAGCCTAGGACAAAAGCCTGGAGGCTCCGACTTCCTCATGAAGAGACTCCAGAAAGGG CAAAAGTACTTTGACTCAGGAGACTACAACATGGCCAAAGCCAAGATGAAGAACAAGCAGCTGCCAAGTGCAGGACCGGACAAGAATCTGGTGACTGGTGACCACATCCCCACCCCACAGGACCTGCCCCAGAGAAAGTCCTCACTCGTCACCAGCAAGCTTGCGGG catGTTGCTTTCGAAAATATCATGGGATAGTGGAAAGATTCGCACTGGCTTTGGAGTCAAGATATCTGGGTTTTAG